The following are encoded together in the Citrobacter arsenatis genome:
- the citX gene encoding citrate lyase holo-[acyl-carrier protein] synthase, producing the protein MRLLPEHATQRAVSIPELLASRDERQARQHAWLTRHHAPLVSFTVVAPGPIKDSALTRRIFNHGVTALLALAEKSAWIVREQTALVSASGPEGLLSIEAPAHDLKLATIELEHSHPLGRLWDIDVLTPEGEILSRRHFALPARRCLLCEQSAADCARGKTHALSDLLTQMEALLHDADSRNINQ; encoded by the coding sequence ATGCGCCTGCTCCCTGAACACGCCACCCAACGCGCGGTTTCTATTCCCGAGCTGCTCGCCAGCCGTGATGAGAGACAAGCAAGGCAACATGCCTGGCTGACGCGCCACCACGCGCCACTGGTCTCGTTTACCGTGGTCGCACCGGGTCCGATTAAAGACAGCGCGTTAACCCGTCGCATCTTTAATCACGGCGTCACCGCCCTGCTCGCACTGGCGGAAAAATCCGCCTGGATTGTCAGGGAGCAAACGGCGCTGGTTTCTGCCAGCGGTCCGGAAGGACTTTTATCCATAGAGGCTCCGGCCCACGATCTCAAGCTCGCCACCATTGAACTTGAGCATTCACACCCGCTGGGACGGTTATGGGACATCGATGTCCTGACCCCTGAAGGGGAAATTCTGTCCCGGCGTCATTTCGCACTCCCCGCCCGCCGCTGTCTGCTGTGCGAGCAAAGTGCTGCCGACTGTGCACGGGGTAAAACCCACGCGCTTTCCGACTTACTCACTCAGATGGAGGCACTGCTGCATGATGCCGATTCCCGCAACATCAACCAATAA
- the citG gene encoding triphosphoribosyl-dephospho-CoA synthase CitG has translation MMPIPATSTNNAVLPLDLPDAYATLAWRAMLTEVNLSPKPGLVDRINNGAHKDMALEDFHRSAEAIQSWLPRFIEYGAFSAQLSPEDVLKGLRPLGMACEADMFRATAGVNTHKGSIFSLGLLCAAIGRLHQLQLTVTAETICSTAATFCRGLTERELRQNNQQLTAGQRLYQQLGLTGARGEAEAGYPLVIQHALPHYRALLTQGCDPELALLDTLLLLMSINGDTNVASRGGAEGLRWLQQQATALMQQGGIRTLADLEYLRQFDQQCIERNLSPGGCADLLIVTWFLAQISQVHHYHN, from the coding sequence ATGATGCCGATTCCCGCAACATCAACCAATAACGCAGTTCTTCCTCTGGATCTGCCTGACGCTTACGCAACGCTTGCGTGGCGCGCCATGTTGACTGAAGTCAACCTGTCGCCCAAACCGGGTCTGGTAGACCGTATAAACAACGGCGCGCATAAAGATATGGCGCTGGAAGACTTTCATCGCAGCGCTGAAGCGATTCAGTCATGGCTGCCACGGTTTATTGAATACGGGGCGTTTAGCGCACAGCTGTCGCCCGAAGATGTGCTGAAAGGACTGCGCCCGCTGGGCATGGCCTGCGAAGCCGATATGTTTCGCGCCACCGCTGGGGTGAACACCCATAAAGGGAGCATTTTTTCACTGGGGCTGCTGTGCGCCGCCATTGGCCGCCTGCACCAGCTCCAATTGACTGTTACCGCTGAAACCATTTGCTCTACGGCAGCAACATTTTGCCGTGGCCTGACCGAGCGCGAACTGCGCCAGAACAATCAACAACTCACGGCTGGCCAACGTCTTTATCAGCAACTGGGGTTAACCGGCGCACGGGGCGAAGCCGAAGCGGGATACCCGCTAGTCATCCAGCATGCCCTGCCACACTACCGCGCACTGCTGACTCAGGGCTGCGACCCTGAACTGGCGTTACTCGACACATTATTGCTGCTGATGTCTATCAATGGCGACACCAACGTGGCCTCACGTGGCGGCGCAGAAGGTCTGCGTTGGCTACAGCAGCAGGCCACCGCCCTGATGCAGCAAGGGGGGATTCGCACCCTTGCCGATCTCGAATACCTGCGCCAGTTCGACCAACAGTGCATCGAACGCAACCTCAGTCCCGGAGGCTGCGCCGATCTGCTGATTGTCACCTGGTTCTTAGCTCAGATTTCACAAGTTCATCATTATCACAATTAA
- the ahpF gene encoding alkyl hydroperoxide reductase subunit F: MLDTNMKTQLRAYLEKLTKPVELIATLDVSAKSAEIKELLTEIAELSEKVTFKEDNTLAVRKPSFLITNPGSHQGPRFAGSPLGHEFTSLVLALLWTGGHPSKEAQALLEQIRDLDGDFEFETYYSLSCHNCPDVVQALNLMSVLNPRIKHTAIDGGTFQNEITDRNVMGVPAVFMNGKEFGQGRMTLTEIVAKVDTGAEKRAAEELNKRDAYDVLIVGSGPAGAAAAVYSARKGIRTGLMGERFGGQVLDTVDIENYISVPKTEGQKLAGALKAHVDDYDVDVIDSQSASKLVPAVQEGGLHQIETASGAVLKARSIIIATGAKWRNMNVPGEDQYRTKGVTYCPHCDGPLFKGKRVAVIGGGNSGVEAAIDLAGIVEHVTLLEFAPEMKADQVLQNKLRSLKNVDIILNAQTTEVKGDGSKVTGLEYRDRVSGDVHSVELAGIFVQIGLLPNTNWLEGAVERNRMGEIIIDAKCETSVKGVFAAGDCTTVPYKQIIIATGEGAKASLSSFDYLIRTTVA, from the coding sequence ATGCTCGACACAAATATGAAAACCCAGCTCAGGGCCTACCTTGAGAAACTGACCAAACCTGTTGAGCTGATTGCTACGCTGGATGTCAGCGCTAAATCGGCAGAAATCAAGGAACTGCTGACTGAAATTGCTGAACTGTCAGAAAAAGTCACCTTTAAAGAAGACAACACTCTGGCGGTACGTAAGCCATCGTTCCTGATTACCAATCCAGGTTCTCACCAGGGGCCGCGTTTTGCCGGTTCTCCGCTGGGCCATGAGTTTACCTCTCTGGTGCTGGCGCTGCTGTGGACTGGCGGTCATCCGTCGAAAGAGGCGCAGGCGTTGCTGGAGCAAATCCGCGATCTCGACGGTGATTTTGAGTTCGAAACCTATTATTCGCTCTCCTGCCATAACTGTCCGGACGTGGTACAGGCGCTGAACCTGATGTCGGTATTGAATCCACGCATCAAGCACACGGCGATTGATGGCGGTACTTTCCAGAATGAAATCACCGATCGCAACGTGATGGGCGTTCCTGCGGTCTTTATGAACGGTAAAGAATTCGGTCAGGGCCGCATGACGCTGACTGAGATCGTGGCGAAAGTGGATACCGGCGCAGAGAAACGTGCGGCTGAAGAGCTGAATAAGCGCGACGCCTATGATGTACTGATTGTAGGTTCCGGCCCTGCGGGAGCGGCTGCGGCGGTTTACTCTGCACGTAAAGGTATCCGTACTGGTCTGATGGGTGAACGCTTTGGCGGTCAGGTTCTTGATACCGTTGATATTGAAAACTACATTTCGGTACCGAAAACCGAAGGTCAGAAACTGGCGGGCGCGCTGAAAGCGCATGTTGATGACTATGATGTTGATGTTATCGATAGCCAGAGTGCCAGCAAGCTGGTTCCGGCGGTGCAGGAAGGCGGTTTGCATCAGATTGAAACGGCATCCGGTGCGGTGTTGAAAGCGCGCAGCATTATCATCGCGACCGGCGCGAAGTGGCGCAATATGAACGTTCCGGGCGAAGATCAGTATCGCACCAAAGGTGTAACCTATTGCCCGCACTGTGATGGCCCGCTGTTTAAAGGCAAGCGCGTGGCGGTGATTGGCGGCGGTAACTCCGGTGTCGAGGCGGCTATTGACCTGGCGGGTATCGTTGAACACGTAACGTTGCTGGAGTTTGCCCCGGAAATGAAGGCCGATCAGGTGTTGCAGAATAAACTGCGCAGTCTGAAAAACGTCGACATCATTCTAAATGCGCAAACGACAGAAGTGAAAGGTGATGGCAGCAAAGTCACTGGTCTGGAGTATCGTGACCGCGTGAGCGGTGATGTTCACAGTGTGGAACTGGCGGGTATCTTTGTACAGATTGGTCTGCTGCCGAACACCAACTGGCTGGAAGGTGCCGTTGAACGTAACCGCATGGGTGAAATCATCATCGACGCCAAGTGCGAAACCAGCGTGAAGGGCGTTTTCGCCGCCGGTGACTGCACTACCGTACCGTATAAGCAGATCATCATCGCGACCGGTGAAGGCGCGAAGGCCTCGTTGAGTTCGTTTGATTATCTGATTCGCACGACAGTAGCATAA
- the uspG gene encoding universal stress protein UspG: MYNTIIMPVDVFEMELSDKAIRHAEFLAQDKGVIHLLHVLPGSASLSLHRFAADVRRFEEHLQHEAETRLQTMVGHFSIDPSRIKQHVRFGSVRDVVNELGEELNADVVVIGSRNPSISTHLLGSNASSVVRHATLPVLVVR, from the coding sequence ATGTACAACACAATCATAATGCCTGTTGATGTATTCGAAATGGAACTGAGTGACAAGGCTATTCGCCATGCAGAATTTCTGGCACAGGATAAAGGGGTGATCCATCTGCTGCACGTGCTGCCAGGTTCAGCGAGCTTAAGCCTGCACCGCTTTGCCGCTGACGTTCGTCGTTTTGAAGAGCATCTGCAACACGAAGCGGAAACCCGTCTGCAAACGATGGTCGGTCACTTCAGCATCGATCCTTCTCGTATTAAACAACACGTCCGCTTTGGTAGCGTCCGTGACGTGGTCAACGAGTTAGGTGAAGAGTTGAATGCAGATGTAGTTGTCATTGGGTCGCGCAACCCATCAATCAGCACCCATCTGCTCGGCTCAAACGCTTCCAGCGTTGTCCGCCACGCCACTCTGCCGGTACTGGTTGTTCGTTAA
- the citT gene encoding citrate/succinate antiporter CitT, whose amino-acid sequence MSLAKDKIWKLLAPLLVMGVMFLIPVPDGMPPQAWHYFAVFVAMIVGMILEPIPATAISFIAVTICVIGSNYLLFDASELADPAFKAGKQALKWGLAGFSSTTVWLVFGAFIFALGYEVTGLGRRIALFLVKFMGKRTLTLGYAIVIIDILLAPFTPSNTARTGGTVFPVIKNLPPLFKSFPNDPSARRIGGYLMWMMVISTSLSSSMFVTGAAPNVLGLEFVNKIAGIQISWLQWFLSFLPVGIILLIVAPWLSYVLYKPEVTHSAEVAAWAGDELKTMGKLTRKELTLIGLVLLSLGLWVFGGKLIDATAVGLLAVSLMLALHVVPWKDITRYNSAWNTLVNLATLVVMANGLTRSGFIDWFANTMSTHLEGFSPNATVIVLVLVFYFAHYLFASLSAHTATMLPVILAVGKGIPGVPMEHLCILLVLSIGIMGCLTPYATGPGVIIYGCGYVKSKDYWRLGAIFGVIYISMLLLVGWPILAMWS is encoded by the coding sequence ATGTCTTTAGCAAAAGATAAAATATGGAAGTTACTGGCCCCATTGCTCGTAATGGGCGTCATGTTTCTTATCCCCGTGCCTGATGGAATGCCCCCACAGGCCTGGCACTACTTTGCCGTATTCGTGGCAATGATTGTCGGTATGATCCTTGAGCCAATTCCGGCAACAGCGATCAGCTTTATCGCCGTCACGATCTGCGTTATCGGCAGCAACTATCTGTTGTTTGATGCTTCCGAACTGGCCGACCCGGCGTTTAAAGCAGGTAAGCAAGCGCTGAAATGGGGTCTGGCAGGCTTCTCCAGCACCACCGTGTGGTTGGTGTTCGGTGCGTTTATTTTCGCACTGGGTTATGAAGTCACCGGTCTGGGTCGTCGTATCGCGCTGTTCCTGGTGAAATTCATGGGTAAACGTACCCTGACGCTGGGCTATGCGATTGTTATCATCGACATTCTGCTGGCACCGTTTACGCCATCCAACACCGCGCGTACCGGTGGTACCGTGTTCCCGGTTATCAAAAACCTGCCGCCGCTGTTTAAATCATTCCCGAACGATCCTTCCGCGCGCCGTATCGGCGGATATTTGATGTGGATGATGGTCATCAGTACCAGTCTGAGCTCCTCTATGTTCGTTACCGGCGCTGCGCCTAACGTGCTGGGTCTGGAATTCGTCAACAAAATTGCCGGTATCCAAATCAGCTGGTTGCAGTGGTTCCTCAGCTTCCTGCCGGTCGGTATTATTTTGCTGATCGTTGCTCCGTGGCTGTCATACGTTCTGTACAAACCAGAAGTCACTCACAGTGCTGAAGTTGCCGCATGGGCCGGTGATGAACTGAAAACCATGGGTAAACTGACGCGCAAAGAGCTGACCCTGATCGGTCTGGTTCTGCTCAGCCTGGGTCTGTGGGTCTTCGGTGGTAAACTGATTGATGCAACCGCAGTAGGTCTGCTGGCCGTTTCCCTGATGCTGGCGCTGCACGTGGTACCGTGGAAAGACATTACCCGCTATAACAGCGCATGGAACACCCTGGTTAACCTCGCCACGCTGGTCGTTATGGCGAATGGTTTAACCCGTTCAGGTTTCATCGACTGGTTCGCCAACACCATGAGCACGCATCTGGAAGGCTTCTCGCCTAACGCGACTGTGATCGTTCTGGTGCTGGTGTTCTATTTTGCTCACTACCTGTTTGCCAGCCTTTCTGCACACACGGCCACCATGCTGCCGGTTATTTTGGCTGTAGGTAAAGGCATCCCGGGCGTGCCGATGGAACACCTGTGTATCCTGCTGGTACTGTCCATCGGTATCATGGGCTGTCTGACTCCGTATGCAACGGGCCCTGGCGTTATCATCTACGGCTGTGGTTATGTGAAGTCCAAAGACTACTGGCGTCTGGGTGCTATCTTCGGCGTTATCTACATCTCCATGCTTCTGCTGGTCGGCTGGCCGATTCTGGCAATGTGGAGCTAA
- the citR gene encoding DNA-binding transcriptional repressor CitR, with protein sequence MANLYDLKKFDLNLLVIFECIYQHLSISKAAETLYITPSAVSQSLQRLRTQFNDPLFIRSGKGITPTVTGINLHHHLEKDLNTLEQTINIMHGSSLKKKFIIYSPQISTSIPVKELFHFIREDAYVEIEHHDILTSAETAEDLLAYRKTDLVLTTIPINNRSIVCTPFKIHETILVCSGDHPRLDRLNTLADILEEQFTMFYSEDEGIKQFQSKTEHLLANRKIGFRSDSLVSIANVIASTDIIGMLPRAIFELYEPSLKLKEIKLDITLPSNTLYLMYNRSSLNNQSFADFINKITLNID encoded by the coding sequence ATGGCTAACCTTTACGATCTTAAAAAGTTCGATCTCAACCTGCTGGTTATCTTTGAGTGTATTTATCAACATTTGAGCATCAGCAAAGCCGCCGAAACCCTGTATATCACCCCATCCGCCGTTAGCCAGTCACTACAGCGGCTGCGTACACAGTTTAATGATCCCCTTTTCATTCGCTCAGGGAAAGGAATTACCCCGACTGTCACAGGTATTAATCTTCATCATCATCTTGAAAAAGATCTCAACACTCTGGAACAAACTATCAATATTATGCATGGTTCCAGCCTGAAGAAAAAATTCATTATTTATAGCCCACAAATCTCCACATCGATCCCGGTCAAAGAGTTATTCCATTTTATCCGCGAAGACGCCTATGTTGAAATTGAACACCACGATATACTGACGTCCGCTGAAACGGCTGAAGATTTATTAGCCTACAGAAAAACGGATCTGGTACTGACGACGATCCCAATCAACAATCGATCCATTGTGTGCACACCATTTAAAATACATGAAACCATTTTGGTTTGTAGTGGTGACCATCCGAGGCTGGACAGATTAAATACACTGGCAGACATACTGGAAGAACAATTCACGATGTTTTATTCTGAAGATGAAGGCATCAAACAATTCCAGTCAAAAACCGAACACCTGCTGGCGAATCGTAAAATCGGTTTTCGCAGCGACTCACTGGTATCGATTGCCAATGTTATTGCCAGCACAGATATTATCGGCATGCTCCCACGGGCTATCTTTGAATTATATGAACCCTCATTAAAACTAAAAGAGATCAAACTTGATATTACCTTGCCATCAAATACGCTTTATTTAATGTATAATCGGTCTTCTCTTAATAATCAAAGCTTCGCAGACTTTATCAATAAAATCACCCTTAACATCGATTAA
- a CDS encoding alpha/beta fold hydrolase, with translation MSQYDKLTLKDGSYLHFKDWGSGQPIVFSHGWPLTADAFEDQMLFLGSKGFRVIAHDRRGHGRSAQPWDGHNMDQYADDLAELTAHLNLKDAVHVGHSTGGGEVARYIGRHGTQRVAKAVLIGAVTPIMIKTDFNPNGVPKEVFDGIREGVINDRAAFFYELTAAFYGYNRPGANESKAVRESFVEQGLQGSIKALYDCIHAFSETDLREDLKKMTIPTLVIHGDDDQIVPFETCGKVAAEILPDSQLKVYVGGSHGICTTHKQQINGDLLDFIQS, from the coding sequence ATGAGCCAGTACGACAAACTTACCTTGAAAGATGGCAGCTATTTGCATTTTAAAGACTGGGGAAGTGGACAGCCTATCGTCTTCAGCCATGGTTGGCCGTTGACGGCAGATGCGTTTGAGGATCAGATGCTGTTCCTCGGGTCGAAAGGATTTCGTGTAATCGCCCATGACAGGCGCGGGCATGGGCGTTCGGCCCAACCCTGGGATGGCCACAATATGGATCAGTATGCTGACGATCTGGCAGAACTGACCGCACATCTTAATCTTAAAGATGCCGTACATGTCGGACACTCTACCGGCGGTGGAGAAGTTGCGCGTTACATTGGTCGCCATGGAACGCAGAGGGTGGCAAAAGCGGTGTTAATTGGCGCGGTGACGCCCATTATGATCAAGACCGACTTTAACCCAAATGGCGTGCCGAAAGAGGTGTTTGATGGCATCCGTGAAGGGGTGATAAACGATCGCGCTGCCTTTTTCTATGAACTGACCGCGGCATTCTATGGCTACAACCGCCCGGGTGCAAACGAGTCAAAAGCCGTTCGCGAAAGCTTTGTTGAACAGGGTTTACAAGGTTCCATCAAAGCGTTGTACGACTGTATCCACGCGTTTTCAGAAACCGATCTGCGTGAGGATCTCAAAAAAATGACCATTCCGACGCTGGTTATCCACGGTGATGACGATCAGATTGTCCCGTTTGAAACCTGCGGAAAGGTTGCGGCGGAAATACTGCCAGACTCGCAGTTGAAGGTGTATGTCGGCGGCTCGCATGGTATTTGCACCACCCATAAACAACAGATCAACGGCGATCTTCTCGACTTTATTCAATCGTAA
- the dsbG gene encoding thiol:disulfide interchange protein DsbG: protein MFKRILLLSLLPAVVHAEELPAPVKAIEKQGITILKPFDAPGGMKGYLGKYQDMGVTIYVTPDGKHAISGYMYNEKGENLSNALIEKEIYAPAGREMWQRMEKAPWILDGKKEAPVIVYVFADPFCPYCKQFWQQARPWVESGKVQLRTLLVGVIKPESPATAAAILATKDPAKTWHDYEASNGKMKLEIPASPTAEQMKALNINQKLMDDLGANVTPAIYYMSKDNTLQQEVGMPDKEKMEIIMGNK, encoded by the coding sequence ATGTTCAAACGTATCTTACTCTTATCCTTGCTTCCCGCTGTTGTACATGCCGAAGAACTGCCTGCTCCTGTTAAAGCCATTGAGAAACAGGGTATTACTATCCTGAAGCCCTTCGACGCACCGGGTGGAATGAAAGGTTATCTGGGTAAATACCAGGATATGGGGGTCACTATCTATGTCACCCCTGACGGCAAACATGCAATCTCCGGTTATATGTATAACGAAAAAGGGGAAAATCTCAGTAATGCGCTGATAGAAAAAGAGATCTATGCACCTGCCGGGCGTGAAATGTGGCAACGAATGGAAAAAGCGCCCTGGATTCTGGACGGGAAAAAAGAGGCGCCGGTCATCGTTTATGTTTTTGCCGATCCCTTCTGTCCGTACTGCAAGCAGTTCTGGCAACAGGCACGTCCCTGGGTTGAATCGGGTAAAGTTCAGCTACGCACACTACTGGTTGGTGTAATTAAACCGGAAAGCCCGGCCACTGCCGCGGCAATTCTGGCGACAAAAGATCCGGCCAAAACCTGGCATGACTACGAGGCATCCAATGGGAAAATGAAGCTGGAGATCCCGGCATCCCCCACGGCAGAACAGATGAAGGCACTGAATATCAATCAAAAATTGATGGATGATTTGGGGGCCAACGTCACCCCAGCTATCTATTACATGAGCAAAGACAACACCCTGCAACAGGAGGTAGGTATGCCGGATAAAGAAAAAATGGAAATTATAATGGGGAATAAATAA
- the ahpC gene encoding alkyl hydroperoxide reductase subunit C, producing MSLINTKIKPFKNQAFKNGEFIEVTEKDTEGRWSVFFFYPADFTFVCPTELGDVADHYEELQKLGVDVYSVSTDTHFTHKAWHSSSDTIAKIKYAMIGDPTGALTRNFDNMREDEGLADRATFVVDPQGIIQAIEVTAEGIGRDASDLLRKIKAAQYVASHPGEVCPAKWKEGEATLAPSLDLVGKI from the coding sequence ATGTCTTTGATTAATACCAAAATTAAACCTTTCAAAAACCAGGCGTTCAAAAACGGTGAGTTCATCGAAGTAACCGAGAAAGATACCGAAGGTCGCTGGAGCGTCTTCTTCTTCTACCCGGCTGACTTCACCTTCGTATGCCCGACCGAACTGGGCGACGTTGCAGACCATTACGAAGAACTGCAGAAACTGGGCGTAGATGTGTATTCCGTCTCTACTGACACCCACTTCACCCACAAAGCATGGCACAGCAGCTCTGACACCATCGCGAAAATCAAATACGCGATGATCGGTGACCCGACTGGCGCCCTGACCCGTAACTTTGACAACATGCGTGAAGATGAAGGTCTGGCTGACCGCGCAACCTTCGTTGTTGACCCGCAGGGTATCATCCAGGCAATCGAAGTTACTGCTGAAGGTATCGGCCGTGATGCGTCTGACCTGCTGCGCAAAATTAAAGCGGCACAGTACGTCGCTTCTCACCCAGGTGAAGTTTGCCCGGCTAAGTGGAAAGAAGGCGAAGCAACTCTGGCTCCGTCCCTGGACCTGGTTGGTAAAATCTAA
- the rna gene encoding ribonuclease I, which yields MTSTWRYSSLLAALLLPVSAAQADELQAKQYADFDSYVLALSWQTGFCQSQHERNRQEPDECRLQKESADKTDFLTVHGLWPGLPKSIAARGVDNRRWMRFGCATRPIPNLPEARASRKCAAPETGLSLESAAKLSAVMPGAGGRSCLERYEYAKHGACFGFDPDAYFGTMVRLNNEVKNSEAGKFLAENYGKTVSRSAFDAAVAKSWGKENVKAVKLSCHGNPAYLTEIQLSLKADTINQTLSPQSFSPQPHPGNCGKQFIIDKVGY from the coding sequence ATGACATCAACATGGCGTTATTCTTCGTTGCTGGCGGCACTCCTGCTGCCAGTTTCTGCGGCTCAGGCCGATGAACTTCAGGCAAAACAGTACGCTGATTTTGACAGCTACGTGCTGGCCCTCTCCTGGCAAACCGGATTTTGTCAGAGCCAACATGAGCGTAATCGTCAGGAGCCTGACGAATGTCGTCTGCAAAAAGAGAGCGCGGACAAAACGGATTTCCTGACCGTTCACGGTTTATGGCCTGGCCTGCCAAAATCCATCGCCGCCCGAGGTGTAGACAACCGCCGCTGGATGCGTTTTGGCTGCGCGACCCGTCCTATTCCTAATCTGCCTGAAGCGCGCGCCAGCCGTAAATGCGCGGCCCCCGAAACCGGGCTGTCGCTGGAAAGCGCGGCAAAACTCAGCGCCGTAATGCCTGGTGCTGGTGGAAGATCTTGTCTGGAACGTTACGAGTATGCCAAACATGGCGCGTGTTTCGGCTTTGACCCCGACGCGTACTTTGGCACGATGGTACGGCTGAATAATGAGGTTAAAAACAGCGAAGCGGGCAAATTCCTGGCGGAAAACTACGGCAAAACCGTCAGCCGTAGCGCATTTGACGCCGCCGTTGCCAAAAGCTGGGGCAAAGAGAACGTCAAAGCCGTGAAGCTAAGCTGCCACGGTAATCCGGCGTATCTCACGGAGATCCAGTTGTCCCTGAAAGCTGACACCATCAACCAGACGCTATCCCCACAGTCATTCTCGCCACAGCCGCATCCGGGTAACTGCGGTAAACAGTTTATTATCGACAAAGTGGGATACTGA
- the rnk gene encoding nucleoside diphosphate kinase regulator — protein sequence MSRPTIIINDLDAERIDRLLEQPAFAGLPIADALNAELDRAQMCSPETMPHDVVTMNSRVKFRNLSDGEVRVRTLVYPANMTDSSTQLSVMAPVGAALLGLRVGDTIHWELPGGTSTHLEVIELEYQPEAAGDYLR from the coding sequence ATGTCCAGACCAACTATCATCATTAACGACCTCGATGCGGAACGCATTGACCGCCTGTTGGAGCAACCTGCGTTTGCTGGTTTACCGATTGCCGACGCCCTGAACGCCGAGCTGGATCGTGCCCAAATGTGTTCTCCAGAAACCATGCCGCACGATGTCGTGACCATGAACAGCCGCGTGAAATTCCGCAATCTGAGTGATGGCGAAGTCCGTGTGCGTACCCTGGTGTATCCGGCCAATATGACTGACAGCAGCACACAGCTTTCGGTAATGGCACCTGTTGGCGCTGCACTTCTCGGCCTGCGCGTTGGCGACACCATTCACTGGGAATTGCCGGGTGGGACCTCAACGCACCTCGAAGTCATCGAGCTTGAGTACCAACCTGAAGCTGCGGGCGACTACCTGCGCTAA